The following DNA comes from Pseudorasbora parva isolate DD20220531a chromosome 8, ASM2467924v1, whole genome shotgun sequence.
ATCTTAAGAAATACAAACAGATACTGTATCATAAACATAATGATGTGGGCCATTTCCCCATAGTCTTCATTTGCGACTTGTTTTTCTCAATTCCCAGTGATCTTTGAGAATGTGCCATCGTTAGCAAACATACAGTACAGTTTCAAAAGTCTCTAAGGTGCCAAAGGTCATTAATAAAGCCTCTGGTGAAATACTGTCTGTATACAGAAATGGAATGATTTTACACAAAACAACAATAACTTCTGTTCTTACTGAAAATAGTTATCCTACATATAGACTATATTGCCAAATATAAGGAtgcccctccaaatcattaaattcaggtgttccaatcacttccatggccattgatgtataaaatcaagcaccatAGGCATGCAGattgcttctacaaacatttgtgaaaaaattagttgctctcaggagctcagtcaattcaagtgtggtaccgtgataggttgccacctgtgcaataagttcatttgtgaaatttcctcactattaattattccatggtcaactgttagcggtattataacaaagttgaAGCAGTTGCGAACAACAACAACTCAgtcacaaagtggtaggccacgtaaaaaataaaaaaacagagtggggtcagtgcatgctgaggcgcaAAGTGCGCAAAAGTCCCCAACTTTCTGCAGATttaatagctacagacctccaaactttatgtggcttcagattagctcaagaacagtggaTAGAgaacttcatggaatgggtGAGCAGCTGCATTCAAGCCTAACATCACCAAGTGAAagcgtcagatgcagtggtccaaagccaagggggtaatctagcactcgggaagcgttccacccatagaagcggccattgctaactaagccatcacctgctgttagcatcccattgactcccattcatttttgagtcactttgacagtgaataactttacatctgaggcgtttaaagactccattcgtccattgtttatttctaaagaaacacgacaatgcataaaaggctccattaccttgtatcttacactatcgccccgtagaagctgtttttgtaaaactaGGCTAACGATAGCGTCATAACCAttgcgactctgtcgcacagttgagaaatgaccgtatagacaggaggagacgctcgcaggcaatcttttactgtctatgaggcagtcggggggggaagtggagacataaagtctgataaagtcaaggtggaagaatggggagaagccgatagtgagccaacagtaacgggagaaaatatttaaacaacatgattcagattttactttccacaactactagaagacctacaactgtcagacaggttgcttacgtcacatctacgtcgtcgcgctcagtctgagcctgcgcagttcgctcagccatcaggaagtgagtgcctctaagTGACCTCATTTTCCGCCGTTAACGTCTATGGGATAGCTCAgccatttattttactgtttatgtgtaaagcatgccaccactggactctagagcagtggagacgtgttctctggagtggtgaatcacacttctctgtctggcaatccaatggatGAGTATGGGTTTGGGTCTGAGAATGGTACTTACTGCATTGTTCCAAGTATAAAGTTTAGTGGAGGGGTGATTAtggtggggggggggttgtttttcaggggttgtgcttggccccttagttgaAAGGATCTCTAAATTCTTCAGCATACCataacattttggacaatttcatgctcccaactttgtgggaacagtttggggatggccccttcccatcatgcttctctgtctaTTCTATAAGCTTTTCACTATTATTTTGCCTATTACCCAACTTATTTGGATTGTGTTGCAGCCATCAAAATCAagactgtttttatttacaaaatacatTAAGTTTTTCAGTAAAAACATTGAAAATCTTTTTTCTTTGGTACAAAATAAAATCTATGTAATGTGTaaagtgttgtttaaattaaaacaaattaatcatcaagtaattattaaaaaattaaataaataagtataattTAAAGAATATGATATTCTCATATGATATGATTCTCAGCTAAGAAGGGTCATTGTGAAATTAATTTCTCATTATCTCATATAATATCTCAGGATATTTTGCACTCCAGGGAGATTATTATAATGTGCATTTGGGACCAATAGTTATAATAGCATTATCAAACAGACACATACTTCCAATACTTTATCCAACATTTTGAGGTTTTACTTTCATATGTTAGGAAACaaatctttttaaaacatttgcttaaaaataaattaatactttttctGAAGAAGCAacgaatataaataaatgaataatgcaTTTGCTTGATTgtatcattatttatttgtttcattatatttttatcATCTTTTTTCTTAATTTACCACAAACATATATTGCATCACTTTGCAGATTAAATGCTCTCATGAGATCTGTCAGCCGATATAAATTGGAATACAGTGTCATACTGAGTCAGTGACTTGGTAGCAATCGAACAGAAAAGTTCAGTAAGGACAAGCAGGATTCTTAGCGATTCAGGACATTTGTTCAGTAAGTTGAAATTCAAATAAATTCCCTTCGTTAAGTTAGCAACTGAAAGTTCACCTCAATATCAtataaactgtaatttttttatttttgtttttatttcccCCTCACTTGTGATGCTTAAGGTAAAGGCCACGCCCTCTTATCTGCGTCACCATCAGAAATTACGCCCTACGCTGTTCATTCAATAAGTCCGAGTGCACTGAAGAAGTGCGCTAGATGCCGCAGATATTATTTTTAGTAGCTGCACACTTGTAGGCCTACTTTGCGCACAGAGTACTGTATTTATGTCTATTTTCTCCGACATGTCATGTTGACAGGGTACATGATAAACGGAAAAACAGCATAGCCTACTTCAACACAACAACGCGGGCTCTCTAAACAACTGGAGCAGATAGCCTACATTTCGTGTGTACGGATAATGAACAACGGGATTGTTTTTGCTACTTCTGATTTGTTTTCATTGATTGAGGACAGTGACTGTACGTGATTTTGTTTGCGTGGAGTCCTATATATTTAAATCTCAGCATAATCATAATTCTACGTAGCCTAACAAGGGGCAATAAATAGCAGATCATAACAGTTTAAAGTCGCGCTTTAGTTTTAACTTTTCCTTTTACGAAAATTATTGCAACGGCAATCGATTTAATTTCCATTCAGATACGATAGGTAGATCTAAATAATCACTAGCAATAGACCTAACAAAGTATGTACACAACATTCAATAAGGAACTATAATTATATCAAAATAATTAGGGGCAAGAAATAGATAGGCTAGTAATTCAACACACTGGTAAGAAGTGTTATGTtgaaatttatttaaatttatatttaaaacaaggCCTATAAGTGACATtaaattgcacacacacacacaaaaaaaaaaactgcgtaTTTAACTAGTGCCCAAGCTACAATTAAGTTCAGGGCAAAAACTGCAGAATTTGTATAGGAACCTTCCATTATTATCCTTCATATTGTTCACACCCTGTCAGACTAAAATTGTTTAAATACTGtgataaatgtaattttattttcagCAGGACAAAATATCAGAAAAAAAGTTGCCATGGGTATCTTAAATGCTAGTTTTCTGCCAAATATCTCTGTTGTGCATCCTGAATACTTTTTAATCAGTGGACTTTCAGGAATGCCATACAGCAACTATTACTATGTGTTCCTGtttttcatttatattatttctgtaattgGGAACTCTATTGTCCTTCTCATTATAGCTCTTGACAGGAGCCTGTACAGTCCAAAGTACATTTGTGTGTTTAACTTGGCCTTGGCTGATTTTGGTGAAACTAATGCACTGATTCCTAACATGATGAAGACTTTTCTGTTTGATTCACAGTACATCTCCTTCAATGCTTGTTTGGccaacatgttttttgtttacTTCTTTAATTCAATACAATGTGTCAGCCTGGTTGTCTTGGCATTTGATCGCTTTATTGCTATTTGCTTGCCGCTAAGATATCACGCCATTGTAAATAATGCTGTCATTTGTTCAGTTTTCTCAGTATGCTGGATGCTTAGTACTTTTCTGGTGGCTTTTACAGTGTCTTTGATCACCCGACTTTCATTCTGCAAGTCCAATGAGATACAGAGTTATTTTTGTGATCATGGTCCAGTGTATAGAATGGCATGTAATGACAATAGCATCAGTTCGTTTATGGCAAAACTCAACACAGCTGTCTACTTTGCCGCTCCACTGATAATATTCCTGTCTTACCTGTGCATTTTTTTAGCTCTAAGTAAAGTTACAACTTGGGAGGGGCGTATTAAGGCCCTAAAGACCTGTGTTTCTCACCTGTTGTTAGTTGGAGTGTGTTTCCTTCCCATAATCTGCTCATACATTGCTGCAGTCATGCTTTCCCTGCCTCCCAATGTGAGAATCATCAATACGTCTCTGGCATATGCTGTTCCACCAATGCTAAATCCCATCATTTATGTTTtaaacacagctgaagttaagaACTTTATGCAAACGGTAATTAAAAAGAGGTCTGCATTCATTGCCCAAAGTGTTTCAGATTGATtgcaaaatgtttatttgtgcATCTTCTCAAAGAAGTTgtgtattttgttattttttgtattaatcTTGTTgtaaataagctaaataataaaaataaaataaaattgtctGCAAGGGCCATGCCCTGTTATTGTCATGCTGATTTGTACTGCCATCACTACATGCTGGGTatgattaaaattaattttgctGTGCGCTACTGTGCTGTATTTTTCTGTCAACACAGAAACCTACAAATGAATAACCTACTACTGTAaaatatacactgtaaacaacttttttattttgtcaaatCAACTCAGATaattaatgtggttcagataacataatattttgagttgaTATTGATTAATTTATATCTTAATATGTCCAGTGTATCTCCATTGCAACCaaggtaacttacttttttttaagttaaaccaacaatagtTTTCACAGTGTCATATGTGTGCTATATCATCAAGATGCTACTAGTTCTCCGGTTTTTCAAAACCtttcgttttttttctctcttgatGGATAAGTATCAATTATAGCATCCTGTTGAATTATTTGCAGAATATAACACCGATTTATTGAgtaaaatggtaaatggactgcatttatatagtgcttttaacaGCCCCTATGttaaagcgctttacattttttgcctcacattcacccattcatacaccgccggcgatgtcagccaccatccagcttgtcgggagcagctggggttaggtgtcttgctcaaggacacctcgacacttggtcaggtggaaccggggatcgaaaccaccaacctttcggtttgtacaCAATGTACATGAACCtctgagccactgccaccccaACTACTTGAGTACATCACTACTTTATGTTTGTTCCCTGGGATTAAACTTGCTTCTAATTTATAAATAGCTTTTGATCAAACATAATGAATAAACAATGGATTAAaggtttaaaaaatgtaatttaaaatcaatttaaaaaaaacatgtttttcacaGGCAAAATATATTCTGCAAAAATAACTTCTAACATTTAAACTTAGATTTAAAAGGTTTTTAcaataatgagaaaaaaaataataatgcacagAACCGTGTGCCCAATACTGATAGTGTAAAGGCTCTCTGTTACAATTGTCaggttttttttgggggggggggggggggataaatCACACAAAGATGTTTATCCATTCCATGATGAAATACTCCcattggggaaaaaaaagataaaaatggAAGTGGACCTGAGGTCTGGAGACTCTCTTAATAAATTCTCTATAGAGATTTTTTTGAATTCTCCAGATCAAATCCCTAAGCATTATTCAACTAATGATTTAATACAATTATGCACATTCCCCATGCTTGTTTGCAAGATTGCCTTTTTAAACTAAACAACAGTCCTACATTTTTGGACagtataaatgaaaatataaactatataaaaaatgtGGAGAGTCTCTTCCTGAAATTTGAATGTGTTTATATGGAAAATAACGGAAAAAAAAGAGTCTTGAGTAAAAAATGCTTAATTTCATTCTCCCTCTTTAttcattataataaacatcCCTGAATCGTTTTGCTGTAAGGCTTGAGTGAATGGCAGAAGCTGCCAATCAAACAGTTACTGTGGCACAATAACACACTAATGAATCTTGTATCCCCATAGTCTTAATTTaccttttttctctctctctcttgatgAGCTGGGACCTTTTTATGGATGAAGCCATACAGAATCTCAAAGGATAGGGCACATCATTACAACATTGAACTTTGAACTTTTTGACAGTGTTCTCTCACAAACACATAATTCAATCAGTTGAATTTCTGTTAAAGGAAAAACATGTCAAACAACCATGAGTCCTGTTGCTATGGGGCCATGCAAactatatacacatatatgcaTATAAGAGAGGCATGTTTAAATATCACCCGGACGGATCAGACATTTGCTCACTGGAAGAATGACAGAATGTGCTTTTTTAAGCAACCCAAGTGACAAGCAGATCTGAAGAGAAACCTTACATCTTTTTGTGACtgaagagaaaagaaaagaaacaatgGTGGACATTTTTTATTAGATGCCAAATAATCAATTCAAGAGAATATGCCAGAGAATGAATGATTTTTGTTTAAAGGTTTTTGTGATTATTATTGTAGAGATTAATTTGTTACAAAGGACCATGTCCTTTCAAAATCTTTCAGCAAAAAACGTTTCTGAGTTTGTAATTTTGGGATTTGACACTGTAGAGCACAAATTGCCCATTGGAGTTGTTTTTCTGGTGGTTTATGTACTTGCAATGCTTGCTAACACTGCAAACATATGTTTTGTTGCCATGGACAAACGTTTGCACCAGCAACCCATGTACATTTTCCTTTGCAACTTGTCTTTAGCGGACATACTGTATTGCAGCAGTACCTGTCCAAGTATGATCTGCAACCTTATTGTTGGTTACAAAGTCATATCTTATATCCCTTGTGTTCTTCAGATGTGTGGTTTCCATTTAGGTGTGGTAATGGAGATGTTCGCCATCACAGTAATGGCAATGGATCGTTTGATTGCCATAAGCTATCCTTTACGTTACCACtccattttaaacaccacacgtactgttgtgattggtgtgtTGCTGTGGATGGTGGCAAGTGCTATTTTATCTATCATCCCAGCAACAGTTCTTCCTCTTCCCTTCTGCTCTTCCACTATCCAGTATGTTTTTTGTGAGTACGCTTCTCTTGTAAGGGCCACCTGTGTGAATCCAAATCCTTATTTTAATATGATATCCACTCTGacttttgtgttgttgtttgggACGTTCTCATTCATCTGCCTGTCCTATATAAAAATAGTGATCACTGTTATGAGAATGACCTCAAAGGGCGACAAGAAGAAAATGTTTAATACCTGCTTTACGCACTTGATAGTAATAGTTTGTTTTTATGCTCCGATGTTCGTACGAATAGTCTTGACCCGGGTTGGTGTGGTTTTAACATTAGAGGAACGTAATGGACTATTGATAGGGTCCATCGTCTGCCCTTCTCTAATAAATCCTTTCATATACTGTTTCAGAACCaaagaaataagaaaaaaaatatttaaatttgtgTCAAAAGTTGCACCTGAATAAAGATTTGATGAAGCACAATTTGTGATCAGTTGGTGATCTTTCATACTGAATTAATACTGAAAAAACACACTGAACAAACAATAAACTGTTTATATATGTTCGTATACCGTTTAAAACAGGGGTGTCCAAAGTCAGTCAAAGGAGTTTAACACATCTGCCAAACTATGCCTAGAGCACATACTGTCTTactaaatcttactgaccccaataTTCAAAGTATACACACTTGAATAAATCAAAGATCatgcattaaaatatatatatatatatatatatatatatatatatatatatatatatatatatatatatatatatatatatatatatatatatatatataatataatatattattttttaaaaatcacaaacGTACCACACAAAACATTACCACATGAACATCAGTGACAACATAAAACAACAATGTGAATAAAGTCAGCAAAGAATCATACCACATCAATTATTCACACTAAAATACAAACTGGGAGCTTTGCAAACCCTTAACAATCAACAAACTTCTGTGGTACTCTTTGATGCTAGTCAACATTTGGTCAAATATTGTTAGTAtgacaatgattttttttctattgtacTTGTAAAGTAATCCAAGTAATAAAAGTAATTTAGCCTTTATAAGAAACGTCCTATCTTAATTCTTAATTTAGGAACATTCTGTGTGAAACCATTGAGTTTTATGAGTTAGAATGTTTGCTATATCTTTTATTGTTTAGTGCACATTGTTGTCTGTTGATTGGGGGAAGCAAAGCAAAACTAAACAAATAATATAgcgttttaattaaaatattggttCCACTTTAcatggccttaactactatgtatttacattaacaaaacaaaaaagtacttattgtgttcatattgtattataAAACACTTTCCCTGACATTGAGGTGACTCGTGTATAGTTAAGGAcagctgtggtggtgtgggtaagtttaatggtagggttaggtttaagagaaatgtcaacagtgtaattataaatataactacagaaattaattacagatgtaattgcATAGAGGTATGATtttgtacacaataagtgcattgtatcaaattattattttaattttaaaaaatttttggagttaaggccacctaatataaagttatAAAACACTTAGTCATCAGATTATTTACTAAGGTACTTGATTATTACACAGAGAgatgttttattcataatgCACATACTCCTTTCATAATCTGCTAGTCTTCACTAGCCATCTAACACTGTAGTGTAGTGTTTCTTGTCGTTTTCTGCCATCTTG
Coding sequences within:
- the LOC137084520 gene encoding olfactory receptor 52E8-like; protein product: MGILNASFLPNISVVHPEYFLISGLSGMPYSNYYYVFLFFIYIISVIGNSIVLLIIALDRSLYSPKYICVFNLALADFGETNALIPNMMKTFLFDSQYISFNACLANMFFVYFFNSIQCVSLVVLAFDRFIAICLPLRYHAIVNNAVICSVFSVCWMLSTFLVAFTVSLITRLSFCKSNEIQSYFCDHGPVYRMACNDNSISSFMAKLNTAVYFAAPLIIFLSYLCIFLALSKVTTWEGRIKALKTCVSHLLLVGVCFLPIICSYIAAVMLSLPPNVRIINTSLAYAVPPMLNPIIYVLNTAEVKNFMQTVIKKRSAFIAQSVSD
- the LOC137085136 gene encoding olfactory receptor 10G4-like, producing the protein MSFQNLSAKNVSEFVILGFDTVEHKLPIGVVFLVVYVLAMLANTANICFVAMDKRLHQQPMYIFLCNLSLADILYCSSTCPSMICNLIVGYKVISYIPCVLQMCGFHLGVVMEMFAITVMAMDRLIAISYPLRYHSILNTTRTVVIGVLLWMVASAILSIIPATVLPLPFCSSTIQYVFCEYASLVRATCVNPNPYFNMISTLTFVLLFGTFSFICLSYIKIVITVMRMTSKGDKKKMFNTCFTHLIVIVCFYAPMFVRIVLTRVGVVLTLEERNGLLIGSIVCPSLINPFIYCFRTKEIRKKIFKFVSKVAPE